From the Coriobacteriia bacterium genome, one window contains:
- a CDS encoding AI-2E family transporter: MSTLLRHEPRDRWLQALIVTWAIVGICLLLAGAGWLLGRVSSALVPFLLGIVIVFMLRAPVAALERRGMKRGLAVGLCYLIGFAVLGVALGFLVPTLVEQVRQFIVAFPEYYEKASTMLLDLEGRYQALIVPPWVDEALANLQDTIAEQSAQWSATLAKEVFSAGGSAVSLLANFVLALVVGFWILKDLPTINKEAVLLAGPQRQEEASVVTHKVSRILGGYLRGQLILSSATAALVAIGLSVVGVPYSLVIGLLAGVFNVIPWIGPTLTAVIAVIAAAFVSPLHIVGALVVCLGAQQITEIFVQPRVMSEQVDLHPLLVIFSLLAGGTLFGFPGLILAIPVAAIAKGLFVYYFEKYTDSKLSSEDGAFFRTSDDAAECSTDDTSECPTDDTSECSTDDPEPRATANDDVKTPEENA; this comes from the coding sequence GTGTCCACGTTGTTGCGCCACGAGCCGCGTGACCGGTGGCTGCAGGCCCTGATCGTGACCTGGGCCATCGTCGGCATCTGTCTGCTGCTTGCGGGAGCGGGGTGGCTCCTCGGCAGGGTGTCGAGCGCGCTCGTGCCGTTCCTGCTGGGCATCGTCATCGTATTCATGCTTCGCGCGCCTGTGGCCGCTCTTGAGCGACGCGGGATGAAGCGCGGCCTGGCGGTGGGTCTGTGCTACCTGATCGGTTTCGCAGTGCTCGGCGTAGCGCTCGGTTTCCTGGTTCCGACGCTCGTGGAGCAGGTGCGGCAGTTCATCGTCGCCTTCCCCGAGTACTACGAGAAGGCCAGCACCATGCTTCTGGACCTCGAGGGCCGATACCAGGCACTCATCGTGCCACCCTGGGTGGACGAGGCACTGGCGAACCTGCAGGACACCATCGCCGAGCAGTCCGCCCAGTGGTCGGCGACGCTCGCCAAAGAGGTCTTCAGCGCGGGCGGCTCGGCCGTTTCACTCCTTGCCAACTTCGTGCTCGCGCTCGTGGTCGGTTTCTGGATCCTCAAGGACCTACCGACGATCAACAAGGAGGCGGTGCTGCTCGCCGGCCCGCAGCGTCAGGAAGAAGCGAGCGTCGTCACGCACAAGGTGTCGCGGATTCTTGGCGGCTACCTGCGCGGGCAGCTGATCCTCTCCTCGGCTACCGCGGCTCTCGTCGCGATCGGTCTGTCGGTCGTTGGCGTGCCGTACTCTCTCGTGATCGGTCTGCTTGCCGGTGTCTTCAACGTCATCCCGTGGATCGGACCTACACTCACTGCGGTCATAGCCGTCATCGCCGCCGCCTTCGTGAGTCCGCTGCACATCGTGGGCGCACTCGTCGTGTGTCTCGGCGCGCAGCAGATCACCGAGATCTTCGTGCAGCCGCGGGTCATGTCCGAACAAGTCGACCTGCACCCGCTCCTGGTGATATTCTCGCTGCTCGCCGGTGGTACGCTCTTCGGCTTCCCGGGCCTCATACTCGCAATCCCGGTGGCAGCCATCGCTAAGGGCCTGTTCGTCTACTACTTCGAGAAGTACACCGACTCGAAGCTGTCCTCGGAGGACGGCGCGTTCTTCCGCACGTCGGACGACGCCGCCGAGTGCTCGACGGACGACACCTCCGAGTGCCCGACGGACGACACCTCCGAGTGCTCGACGGACGACCCGGAACCGCGCGCCACCGCCAACGATGATGTCAAGACCCCCGAGGAGAACGCCTAA
- a CDS encoding SigB/SigF/SigG family RNA polymerase sigma factor, producing the protein MPRSAKRQERRLVWDKVRTRELFIHFHEHGDEESRDELITMYLNLVKYLASRFRNRGEPIDDLIQVGTIGLIKAIDRFDTDREVEFTTYATPTIVGELKRYFRDKGWAIKVPRRLQELSFRVNQAVDALTQQLQRSPTIIEIAAYLHVTAEDVLAALETSEAYNFVSLESDRNVDGSDSFSILEYIGEDDQLMALVDDRTTLAEALKFLAPQEQRVLYLRFFQGLTQTEIATTLGISQMQVSRLLRKTLRVLREHIVIEEV; encoded by the coding sequence TTGCCTAGGAGCGCCAAGCGACAGGAGCGGCGGCTCGTCTGGGACAAGGTCCGCACGCGCGAGCTGTTCATCCACTTCCACGAGCATGGTGATGAGGAGTCGCGGGACGAACTCATCACCATGTACCTGAACCTTGTGAAGTACCTTGCGAGCCGCTTTCGCAACCGGGGTGAGCCCATCGACGACCTCATCCAGGTCGGCACGATCGGCCTCATCAAGGCGATCGATCGCTTCGACACGGACCGCGAAGTGGAGTTCACGACGTACGCCACACCTACGATCGTGGGCGAGCTCAAGCGATACTTCCGCGATAAGGGCTGGGCGATCAAGGTGCCCCGCCGGCTCCAGGAGCTGTCGTTCAGGGTGAACCAGGCGGTGGACGCCCTCACGCAGCAGCTGCAGCGGTCCCCGACGATCATCGAGATAGCGGCGTACCTGCATGTCACAGCCGAAGACGTCCTCGCAGCGCTGGAGACGAGCGAGGCCTACAACTTCGTATCCCTTGAGAGCGACCGGAACGTAGACGGGAGCGACTCGTTCAGCATCCTCGAGTACATCGGCGAGGACGATCAGCTGATGGCGCTCGTTGACGACCGCACCACGCTTGCCGAAGCGCTCAAGTTCCTCGCTCCGCAGGAGCAGCGGGTACTGTACCTGCGGTTCTTCCAGGGGCTGACGCAGACGGAGATAGCCACGACGCTCGGTATCTCGCAGATGCAGGTGTCGCGGCTCCTGCGCAAGACGCTCCGCGTCCTGCGCGAGCACATCGTCATCGAGGAGGTCTGA